A window of Onychostoma macrolepis isolate SWU-2019 chromosome 01, ASM1243209v1, whole genome shotgun sequence contains these coding sequences:
- the b4galt1 gene encoding beta-1,4-galactosyltransferase 1 isoform X1, whose protein sequence is MQESVLLNVGFFTKSCVVLVCLCGVHLIVALFFYLTESPTKLTNYRKIQLDSDIFASKTHRTAVIQYDNGTEADVNKLMYSKGSVIKDAVEEEPAVLESCPETSTLLVGPMRVEFSEPVNLDMVRKDNPQLVKGGRYKPNDCVALQKVAIIIPFRNRDEHLKYWFHYLHPILQRQQLDYGIYVIQQDGEGTFNRAKLLNVGYVEALKEYDYDCFVFSDVDIIPMDDRNTYKCSSQPRHLSVSMDKFGFRLPYKQYFGGVSAMSKEQFQKINGFPNNYWGWGGEDDDIFNRLVFRGMKISRPSGDIGKCRMIRHSRDKKNEPNPQRFKRIAHTRQTMKTDGVKSLSYKVLDIEKDLLYTKITVDIGKP, encoded by the exons ATGCAGGAGTCGGTGCTGCTCAATGTGGGCTTCTTCACCAAATCCTGCGTCGTGCTCGTGTGCCTCTGCGGGGTTCACCTCATCGTtgcactgtttttttatttaacagagTCGCCCACAAAATTGACCAACTACCGGAAAATTCAATTAGACTCTGATATATTTGCTTCAAAAACTCATAGAACAGCAGTCATTCAGTATGACAATGGGACAGAGGCAGATGTAAATAAACTGATGTATTCTAAAGGAAGTGTCATTAAAGATGCCGTAGAAGAAGAACCCGCAGTACTAGAATCATGTCCTGAGACGTCAACACTTCTGG TGGGTCCAATGCGAGTTGAATTTTCTGAGCCTGTAAATTTGGATATGGTGCGTAAAGACAATCCACAGCTGGTGAAGGGCGGCAGGTATAAACCCAACGATTGTGTGGCTCTGCAAAAAGTGGCAATAATCATCCCATTCAGAAACAGAGATGAACACCTGAAGTACTGGTTCCACTACCTTCACCCCATCCTACAGAGACAACAGCTTGATTATGGGATTTATGTCATACAACAG GACGGAGAGGGGACATTCAACAGGGCGAAACTGCTCAATGTGGGTTACGTAGAGGCACTAAAGGAGTATGATTATGACTGTTTCGTCTTCAGTGATGTAGACATCATCCCGATGGACGACCGCAACACCTACAAGTGCTCCAGCCAGCCGCGCCACCTCTCTGTGTCCATGGACAAGTTTGGTTTTAG gtTGCCATATAAACAGTATTTTGGGGGTGTATCAGCAATGAGTAAAGAGCAATTTCAAAAGATCAACGGTTTTCCCAATAACTACTGGGGCTGGGGAGGAGAAGACGATGACATCTTTAACAG GCTGGTATTTCGAGGCATGAAAATATCAAGGCCGAGTGGAGACATCGGTAAATGCAGAATGATTCGTCACTCAAGAGACAAGAAAAATGAGCCAAACccacagag ATTTAAGAGAATTGCTCACACACGACAGACAATGAAGACGGATGGCGTCAAATCACTCAGTTACAAAGTGTTAGATATAGAGAAAGACCTGCTCTACACCAAAATCACCGTGGACATCGGCAAGCCATGA
- the b4galt1 gene encoding beta-1,4-galactosyltransferase 1 isoform X2, translated as MQESVLLNVGFFTKSCVVLVCLCGVHLIVALFFYLTESPTKLTNYRKIQLDSDIFASKTHRTAVIQYDNGTEADVNKLMYSKGSVIKDAVEEEPAVLESCPETSTLLVGPMRVEFSEPVNLDMVRKDNPQLVKGGRYKPNDCVALQKVAIIIPFRNRDEHLKYWFHYLHPILQRQQLDYGIYVIQQDGEGTFNRAKLLNVGYVEALKEYDYDCFVFSDVDIIPMDDRNTYKCSSQPRHLSVSMDKFGFRLPYKQYFGGVSAMSKEQFQKINGFPNNYWGWGGEDDDIFNRLVFRGMKISRPSGDIGKCRMIRHSRDKKNEPNPQRL; from the exons ATGCAGGAGTCGGTGCTGCTCAATGTGGGCTTCTTCACCAAATCCTGCGTCGTGCTCGTGTGCCTCTGCGGGGTTCACCTCATCGTtgcactgtttttttatttaacagagTCGCCCACAAAATTGACCAACTACCGGAAAATTCAATTAGACTCTGATATATTTGCTTCAAAAACTCATAGAACAGCAGTCATTCAGTATGACAATGGGACAGAGGCAGATGTAAATAAACTGATGTATTCTAAAGGAAGTGTCATTAAAGATGCCGTAGAAGAAGAACCCGCAGTACTAGAATCATGTCCTGAGACGTCAACACTTCTGG TGGGTCCAATGCGAGTTGAATTTTCTGAGCCTGTAAATTTGGATATGGTGCGTAAAGACAATCCACAGCTGGTGAAGGGCGGCAGGTATAAACCCAACGATTGTGTGGCTCTGCAAAAAGTGGCAATAATCATCCCATTCAGAAACAGAGATGAACACCTGAAGTACTGGTTCCACTACCTTCACCCCATCCTACAGAGACAACAGCTTGATTATGGGATTTATGTCATACAACAG GACGGAGAGGGGACATTCAACAGGGCGAAACTGCTCAATGTGGGTTACGTAGAGGCACTAAAGGAGTATGATTATGACTGTTTCGTCTTCAGTGATGTAGACATCATCCCGATGGACGACCGCAACACCTACAAGTGCTCCAGCCAGCCGCGCCACCTCTCTGTGTCCATGGACAAGTTTGGTTTTAG gtTGCCATATAAACAGTATTTTGGGGGTGTATCAGCAATGAGTAAAGAGCAATTTCAAAAGATCAACGGTTTTCCCAATAACTACTGGGGCTGGGGAGGAGAAGACGATGACATCTTTAACAG GCTGGTATTTCGAGGCATGAAAATATCAAGGCCGAGTGGAGACATCGGTAAATGCAGAATGATTCGTCACTCAAGAGACAAGAAAAATGAGCCAAACccacagag ACTTTAA
- the b4galt1 gene encoding beta-1,4-galactosyltransferase 1 isoform X3 has translation MRVEFSEPVNLDMVRKDNPQLVKGGRYKPNDCVALQKVAIIIPFRNRDEHLKYWFHYLHPILQRQQLDYGIYVIQQDGEGTFNRAKLLNVGYVEALKEYDYDCFVFSDVDIIPMDDRNTYKCSSQPRHLSVSMDKFGFRLPYKQYFGGVSAMSKEQFQKINGFPNNYWGWGGEDDDIFNRLVFRGMKISRPSGDIGKCRMIRHSRDKKNEPNPQRFKRIAHTRQTMKTDGVKSLSYKVLDIEKDLLYTKITVDIGKP, from the exons ATGCGAGTTGAATTTTCTGAGCCTGTAAATTTGGATATGGTGCGTAAAGACAATCCACAGCTGGTGAAGGGCGGCAGGTATAAACCCAACGATTGTGTGGCTCTGCAAAAAGTGGCAATAATCATCCCATTCAGAAACAGAGATGAACACCTGAAGTACTGGTTCCACTACCTTCACCCCATCCTACAGAGACAACAGCTTGATTATGGGATTTATGTCATACAACAG GACGGAGAGGGGACATTCAACAGGGCGAAACTGCTCAATGTGGGTTACGTAGAGGCACTAAAGGAGTATGATTATGACTGTTTCGTCTTCAGTGATGTAGACATCATCCCGATGGACGACCGCAACACCTACAAGTGCTCCAGCCAGCCGCGCCACCTCTCTGTGTCCATGGACAAGTTTGGTTTTAG gtTGCCATATAAACAGTATTTTGGGGGTGTATCAGCAATGAGTAAAGAGCAATTTCAAAAGATCAACGGTTTTCCCAATAACTACTGGGGCTGGGGAGGAGAAGACGATGACATCTTTAACAG GCTGGTATTTCGAGGCATGAAAATATCAAGGCCGAGTGGAGACATCGGTAAATGCAGAATGATTCGTCACTCAAGAGACAAGAAAAATGAGCCAAACccacagag ATTTAAGAGAATTGCTCACACACGACAGACAATGAAGACGGATGGCGTCAAATCACTCAGTTACAAAGTGTTAGATATAGAGAAAGACCTGCTCTACACCAAAATCACCGTGGACATCGGCAAGCCATGA
- the spink4 gene encoding serine peptidase inhibitor, Kazal type 4 — MSIRVLLFGLFLLLTSGAQGKAGSSRKPVCAEMAEILACPMNFAPVCGSDGNSYANECLLCVERLKTKSDILITRDGDC, encoded by the exons ATGTCTATACGAGTGCTTCTGTTCGGCCTGTTTCTGCTGCTCACTTCAG GGGCACAAGGAAAAGCCGGCTCATCCCGAAAG CCCGTGTGTGCTGAGATGGCCGAGATCCTCGCCTGTCCCATGAACTTCGCACCTGTGTGTGGCAGTGACGGGAACAGCTACGCCAACGAGTGCTTGCTGTGTGTGGAAAGACT GAAAACCAAATCTGACATTTTAATCACAAGAGATGGCGACTGCTGA
- the mttp gene encoding microsomal triglyceride transfer protein large subunit: protein MLRLAGLLLCVTSFLSTSSLGANAGPRLDNDKLYRYSYSAEVGLNRPTGSTRGNTGFRISSDVDISLVWRNPEIQDEQLLRLQISNVQVESAGKRSRKNNIFHGSSAESILGKVRLEALQRPFMVLWKMGKIRSLYTHKAEPATIKNLKRGVASMLMMQLKSGKMSEADASGKCLVEYKSTKDQVIRTKHLDTCKTQEMGFTTHSPVLGVSGKSASETVITLENGIIKSADVEETHILSINARHQAATKVLSRQSLTLKKIEVGPTEVAGKDASSVVKSLDDKLMSVGVMVEKVKTKCKGCPNLMDTWKAVRPQLEPESLSKAEAPRSFLALLHSLRKASKSEILTLLRNCSKTVLPQLVDAVTSAQTPSSLSAILEFLDFSKKEGLVLQERFLYACGFASHPTETMLQSLLDLSQGKIGSTEIKESIVIIMGALLRKLCLKGACELPTVLKVKEMLLAGPDSTQVESEVQMYLLALKNALLPEGVPVLAKYAESEVGAFSTIAITSLQRYDPQLITPEVKKTLNRIYHQNKHIYEKNVRAAAADVIMSSGPSYMEVKNLLLSIGHLPHEMNKYMLSKVQDILRFEMPSCKLVRQVMRDMVSHNYDRFSKTGSSSAFSGFMARTSDLTCTYNLDILYSGSGVLRRSNMNIYGQSNDALLHGLQVTIEAQGLESLIAATPDEGEEELESFAGMSALLFDVQLRPVTFFKGYSDLMSKMFSMSGDPINVVKGLILLTDHSQVIPLQSGLRASAEFQGGLAIDISGGMEFSLWYRESKTSVNNRGALVVIGNVTVDTDFVSAGVEVGFETEATLDFITTVQFSEYPFLVCMQMDKTTFPFRATVSKQEKLPSGQTFSSKRSRDQLVPGSEFPLHQENSNMCKKVFEQAW from the exons ATGCTGCGGCTTGCTGGACTTTTACTATGTGTCACCTCCTTTTTAAGTACCTCATCCCTTG gTGCGAATGCTGGGCCTCGGCTGGATAATGACAAACTCTACAGATATAGCTACAGCGCTGAGGTCGGGCTGAACAGGCCGACGGGATCCACTAGAGGGAACACTGGATTCAGGATTAGCAGTGATGTGGACATCAGCCTTGTCTGGAGGAACCCAGAGATCCAGGACGAACAGCTACTTCGACTGCAG ATTTCAAATGTTCAAGTTGAAAGTGCTGGAAAACGCTCTCGCAAAAACAACATCTTCCATGGCAGCTCAGCAGAAAGCATTCTGGGTAAAGTCAGGCTTGAGGCACTTCAGAGGCCCTTCATGGTGCTGTGGAAGATGGGCAAG ATCAGAAGCCTGTACACACATAAGGCGGAGCCTGCTACCATCAAAAACTTGAAGAGGGGTGTGGCCAGTATGCTAATGATGCAGCTAAAGTCCGGGAAGATGTCAGAG GCTGATGCTTCGGGGAAATGTTTAGTTGAGTACAAATCTACAAAAGATCAGGTGATCCGTACAAAACACTTGGATACTTGCAAAACACAAGAGATGGGATTCACTACACACAGCCCT GTATTGGGCGTCAGTGGGAAGTCTGCTTCTGAAACAGTAATCACTCTGGAGAATGGCATCATTAAGTCTGCTGATGTTGAAGAAACACACATCTTGTCCATCAATGCTCGTCATCAAGCTGCAACTAAAGTCCTGTCCAG GCAGTCATTGACGCTTAAAAAGATTGAGGTTGGCCCAACAGAAGTAGCGGGTAAAGATGCCTCAAGTGTGGTGAAGTCTCTGGATGACAAACTCATGTCTGTTGGAGTCATGGTGGAGAAAGTTAAAACCAAATGCAAGGGATGCCCCAAT CTAATGGACACATGGAAAGCGGTGAGACCTCAGCTGGAGCCAGAATCACTCTCTAAAGCAGAAGCCCCAAGGAGCTTCCTCGCACTCTTACACAGCCTGCGCAAAGCCAGCAAGTCAGAGATCCTGACTTTACTGCGCAACTGCAGCAAGACTGTACT GCCTCAGCTGGTGGATGCAGTAACATCAGCTCAGACTCCATCTTCTCTCTCAGCCATTCTGGAGTTCCTGGACTTCAGCAAGAAGGAAGGTTTAGTGCTGCAGGAGCGCTTCCTGTATGCATGTGGCTTTGCTTCTCACCCGACAGAGACCATGTTGCAGTCCCTGCTG GATTTGTCTCAAGGAAAGATAGGTAGTACAGAAATCAAAGAGTCAATTGTGATTATCATGGGAGCTTTGCTAAGGAAACTCTGTCTGAAAGGAGCATGTGAACTACCG ACAGTGCTTAAGGTGAAAGAGATGCTGTTGGCAGGGCCTGACAGCACTCAGGTGGAGTCCGAAGTTCAGATGTACCTGCTAGCATTGAAGAACGCTCTTCTGCCGGAGGGTGTTCCTGTTTTAGCCAAATATGCTGAGTCTGAGGTGGGAGCGTTCAGCACCATTGCCATCACATCGCTGCAGAGATACGACCCTCAGCTGATTACACCCGAG GTGAAAAAGACACTGAACCGCATATACCATCAGAACAAGCATATTTATGAGAAGAACGTTCGTGCCGCGGCAGCTGATGTGATTATGAGCAGTGGTCCATCCTATATGGAAGTGAAGAATCTTCTACTCTCCATTGGACACCTGCCACATGAGATGAACAAATACATGCTGTCTAAAGTCCAGGACATATTGCGCTTTGAGATGCCATCCTG TAAATTGGTAAGACAAGTGATGAGGGACATGGTTTCCCACAACTATGACAGATTCTCAAAGACTGGGTCATCCTCTGCTTTTTCAGGCTTCATGGCAC GAACTTCTGATCTCACTTGCACCTACAATTTGGACATCCTGTACTCTGGCTCTGGCGTATTGAGGAGAAGCAACATGAACATTTATGGTCAGAGCAACGATGCCCTCCTTCATGGCCTTCAG GTGACAATTGAAGCACAGGGTCTAGAGTCTCTAATTGCAGCCACGCCGGatgaaggagaagaagaactggagtCTTTTGCTGGAATGTCTGCTCTGCTGTTCGATGTGCAGCTCCGGCCAGTGACCTTCTTCAAGGGCTACAGTGACCTGATGTCCAAGATGTTCTCCATGTCTGGAGATCCAATCAATGTGGTGAAGGGCCTTATTCTGCTGACAGACCACTCACAG GTGATTCCTCTACAGTCTGGTCTAAGAGCCAGTGCTGAGTTCCAAGGTGGTCTGGCCATCGATATCTCTGGAGGGATGGAGTTCAGCTTGTGGTACAGAGAGTCTAAGACGAGCGTCAACAACAG GGGAGCGTTGGTCGTCATCGGTAATGTGACAGTGGATACAGACTTTGTAAGCGCTGGAGTGGAAGTAGGTTTTGAGACCGAGGCCACCCTGGACTTCATCACCACTGTGCAGTTCTCGGAGTACCCCTTCCTCGTCTGCATGCAGATGGACAAAACCACTTTCCCCTTCAG AGCGACCGTGTCCAAGCAGGAGAAACTGCCCTCAGGACAGACTTTCTCCTCAAAGAGGAGCAGAGATCAGCTGGTGCCAGGCTCAGAATTTCCTCTACACCAGGAGAACTCCAACATGTGCAAGAAAGTCTTTGAACAGGCCTGGTAG